The following is a genomic window from Miltoncostaea oceani.
CCTCGCGCCCCTCCCCGCCGACCGCCTGCCGCTCACCCCCGCGCTGGTGGCGGCGCTCCACGACCTGGGCCTCCGCACGATCGGCCAGGTGACCGGCCTGCCGCGGGCGGCGGCGCTCGACCGGCTCGGCTTCCCGGGCCTCGAGGCGTGGCGGCTCGCGCGCGGCGAGGCGGGCCGCGCGCCCCGCCCGCGCGTGCCCCCGCGCCCCCTGCGCGCCTCGATCGGCTTCCCGGAGCCGGTGGCCGCGCTGCCCGCGCTCGAGGCCGCGGCGCGGCTGCTGCTCGGCGAGCTGGCGTCGGCCGCCCACGGCCGCGGCGCCGCCCTGCGCACCCTCACGCTGCGCGCGCGGCTGGCCGACGGCGGCTCGTGGGCGCGCGACGTCACGCTGCGCGAGGCCACGAGCGACCGCGCCCGGCTCGCGCTCTCGGCCCTGCCGCGGCTGGGCGAGATCCCGGCGCCCGTCACCGAGCTGTGGATCGGCGGCGACGCGTCGGGCGCGCTCGGCGGGCACCAGCTGACCGCGATCCCCTCCCCCGCCGAGGAGCGGCGCACGCGGGCCGGCGAGGCGGTGCGCCAGGTGCGCGCCGCCCAGGGCGACGGCGCGATGCTGCGCGTGGTCGAGATCGAGCCCTGGTCGCGCCTGCCCGAGCGCCGCTGGGCCCTGACCCCCCTCGAGCCGTGACGCTCCGCGCACTGGGCGTCCCACGGCGGGCGCATGTCCGCGCCGGCCCCGACGGGGTGCCGCGCGCGGTCGAGATCCGGGGCTCCGCGCGGGCGGTGTCCGGAATCCGCGACGACTGGCTCGTCCAGGACCTGTGGTGGACCGACCGGCCGGTCGACCGCCACTACCACGAGGTGGTGCTGGAGTCGGGCCGGGTCGTCCTCACCTACCGCGACCATGTGGACGGTTCCTGGTACGTCCACGGTTGACGGTGCGGTGCGCGCCGGGGCCTCCCGGCCCCGGCGCGCCCGCGATCACCTCAGGCGGCCGCGGCGCGCCACCGTCGGCGCGTCACTGTCGGCGCGTCACCGGCGCCCCGCGGTCGAGGCCGGCGTCGCGGCGGCCGCCGTGCTCAGGACCGCGAGCCACCCCCCGCGGCCCACCGGGTTGCCGCGACCGCTCTTCACGAGGCGGTACCCCGCCGGCACCCGCCCGGGCCGGGTGCGCCACGGGCCGATCGTCGCCGGCAGCGCCGCGTCGCCCGCGGGCTGCCGGAAGCCCGCGATCACCGCGAGCCATCCGCCACGCCCGATGGGGTTGGTGCGCCCCGTCCTCACCAGCCGGTAGCCGGCGGGCACGCTCGCCGGCCGGGTGCGCCACGGGCCGATCGTCGGCGGCAGGCGCGGGGGCGCCACCACGGAGCGGGCGGCGAAGCGGGCCACGCCCCGCCCGACGGCCTCGGCGATGCGCTGGCGCACCGCGGGGTCGGCCAGCATTAGCGCCTCCGCCGGGTTCGTGAGGAACCCGCCCTCCACGAGGATCGCGGGCATGCGAGTGTTGCGCAGCACGTAGAAGCCGGCCGTCTTCACGCCGCGGTCGGGCAGGCGGAGCGCCGCAACGACCTCCGCCTGGACGTCCTGCGCCAGCAGCCGCGACGCGGCGCTCGAGTAGTAGTAGTGGAACGTCTCCGTGCCACTCGTCGTCGGGCCGAGGGCGTTGTTGTGGATCGAGACGAAGAGCTCGACGCCGGCCTCGTTCGCGGCCTCGACGCGGGCCCGCAGGTCCGCCCCCACGGTGGTGTAGGCGCGGTCCCCGCCCGCGAGGTCCGTCGTGCGGGTCAGCAGCGTCCGGGCGCCCTGGGCGCGCAGCCACGCGTCGAGGCGCAGCCCGATGTCGAGGTTGACGTCCTTCTCGTACAGCAGGGTCCGGCCGGCGGCGTCGATGCGCGGCGGGAGCCCCGTCACCGTCCCCGCCGGCAGCTCGCCGACGGCGCCGGTGTCGCCGCCCCCGTGGCCCGGATCCACCGCCGTGTACGGCAGGGCGCCGACGGCCGCGGCGGGGGCGAGGGCCCCGGCGAGGAGGGCGATCAGCAGCGTCGGGCGGAGACGGATGGCGCGGACCTCCCTCGGGGGTGCGGCGGGCGCGGGGGATCGTAGACCCGGCTCGCCACGTCGCCCAACGACGCCGGGTCCCCGGGCGACGCCCGTGTGTTTCGCATCCGCCCCCGTGGGCACGATCTCTATGCGTCCTCGGGGGCCACGGCCTCCGGTCGATGCATGTGGTGCAGGACGGACCCACCACATAGAGCGACACCCGGCGGGCACCCGGGTATCGCGATCACACAGAGAGAGCGCCGCGGGCACCGGCGCTCTCTCGCCGTTTAAGGACGCGCCTTGCCGGTGCCCGGCGCGCTCCGTAGAGTCGCCCGATGGGCCATCCGATCGTCCTCACGCTCGACGACGACCTGCGGCGCAACCGGCTCACGGTCGCGTTCCGCATGATCCTCGTCATCCCGCACCTCGTCTGGCTGAGCCTCTGGGGCATCGTCACGGGCCTCGCGGTGATCGTGAGCTGGTTCGTCACGCTCGTCGCCGGGCGGACGCCCGACGGGCTCCACGGGTTCATCGCGCAGTACCTGCGCTACAGCACCCAGGTCTCGGGATACCTCCTGTTCCTCGCGGACCCGTACCCCGGGTTCCTCGGCGACCGGCCGTACCCCGCGGACCTCGCGATCGCCCCGCCCGCGCCGCAGAACCGCTGGAAGACGGCGTTCCGCGGGATCCTCGCGATCCCGGCGCTGGTCGTCTCGCAGATCCTCGGCTACCTGGTGTACGCCCTCGCGATCATCTCCTGGTTCGCCTGCCTGTTCACGGGGGCCATCCCCCTCGGGCTGCGCAACCTGACGGCGTGGATCGTCCGGTTCACCGCGCAGACGAACGCCTACGTGATGCTCCTCACCGAGCGGTACCCCGACTTCTCGCCGGACGCGCCCCGGTAGGACGGCGGCACCGGCGCGCGCCGGCTTGACCTCGACCACGGTTGAAGGTGCAGCATCCCCTCCCACGCACCACGACCGAGGAGGGGACATGACGGACCGCACCGCCACCGCCGGGGCCGCCGGCCGCATCGCCGAGGAGGTCGCCCGCTGGCCCGGGGTGACCGTCGAGCCCGGGTCCTTCGGCTCCCTCGCGTTCGTGCACGGCCGCCGCGAGATCGCCCACCTGCACGGTGACCACGCCGCGCACTTCGCGTTCCCCCGGGCGATGCGGGCCGAGCTGCTCGCCGCCGGCCGCGTCGCCCCGCACCCCGCGCTTCCGAACTCGCCGGGCCTCGCGGCCCGCCGCATCGACGGCGAGGAGGACGAGCGGGACGTGATCGCGATGATGCGGATGAACTACGACCGGATCGTCGCGCGCCACGGGGTGGTCGCCGGGCGCACCTGACGGGCGGGGGCGTCGGCGCGGTCGTGCGCCGACGCCCCGGTTGCATCCCGGCCCCGTGGACACGAACATGTGTTCGATGGGGGTCCCCTACGTCGAGCTCCACGCGCATTCGGCCTTCAGCTTCCTGGACGGGGCGTCCGCCCCCGAGGAGATGGCGGGCGCCGCCGCGGAGATGGGCCACGCGGCCCTCGCGCTCACCGACCACGACGGCCTGAGCGGGTCGCTGGCCTTCGCCCACGCCGCCCGGGCCGCCGGGGTGCGCCCCATCACCGGGGCCGAGGTGACGTTGCGCGACGGGTCGCACCTCACCCTGCTGGCGGCCGACGCCACCGGCTACGCCAACCTCTGCCGGCTGATCACGACCGCCCACGCCGGCACCCGCCCCCCTCCCGACCGGCGGGCGCTGCCCCCGGCCCTCGACCGCGAGGAGATCGGGCCGCGGGCCGAGGGGCTCGTGTGCCTGACCGGATGCGCGCGGCACGGCCTGATCCCGCGCCTCGTGGCGGCCGGTGAACGGCGGGCGGCGCTCGAGGCGCTGCGCGGACTCGTCCGCGACTTCGGCCCCGGCGACGTCCACGTCGAGATCCAGCGCCCCCAGTCGCGCGGCGACCGGCGCCTCGCCCGCGACCTGGAGCGGCTCGCCGAGGCGGCGGGGGTGCCGTGCGTCGCCACCGGCGACCCCCACGCGCACACCGACGAGCGCGCACTCCTGCAGGACGCCTTCGTCGCGATCCGCAACCGCCTGACCCTGGACGGGTCGGAGGACGCTCGACGCGGCAACCGGCGGGCGGTGATGCGCCCGCCGGCCGAGACGGCGGCGATGTTCGCCGACCACCCGCAGGCCGTCACCCAGACCCTGCGGATCGCGGAGCGGATCGAGTTCGACCTGACCCGCGACCTCGGGTACCGCTTCCCCGACTTCACCGGCTCGCACCCCGGCGAGACGGCCCAGCAGGCGCTCGCCGCCCTCTGCATCCACCAGCTCGGGGCGCGTTACCCCAACGCGGGGAGGCGCGCCGCCGCCCGCGCCCGGCTCGACGAGGAGCTGGCGCTGATCGACCACCACGACCTCGCCGGGTTCTTCCTGCTGCACCGCGACATCCTCGAGCTGGCGCGCGAGGTGGCCCTGCAGGTGCGCCCCGCCGGGTCGGCGCGCCGCTGGCTGCCCCCCGGCCGCGGACGGGGGTCGTCGGTCGGATCGATCGTCTGCTACCTGAGCGGCCTCTCCCACATCGACCCCGTCGCGAACGACCTCTTCCTCGGGCGGTTCCTCAACCGCGACATGGCCTCGGTGCCCGACATCGACCTCGACTTCCCGCGCGACGTCCGCGAACGCCTGATCGAGGAGGTGATCCGCCGGTACGGCCCCGAGCACGCCGCCCTCGTCGCCGCCTTCCCCACCTTCCGCATCCGCATGGCCATCCGCCAGCTCGGTGCGGCCCTCGCCCTGCCCGAGGCCGACCTCGAGCGCCTCGCCCGCCTCTCGGACGGCTGGTCGTCGGCGACGGCCGTCGAGGAGGAGATGCTGCGGCTGCCCGACGGCGAGGCGAAGATGGCCTCGCCGCGGTGGAGGGCGCTGGCGTTCCTCTCCCGCGAGGCCGCCGGCCTGCCCCGCCACCTCTCCCAGCACTCGGGGGGCATGGTCGTGAGCGCCCGGCCGCTGGTCGAGCTGGTGCCGGTGGTCCCGGCCGCCTTCCCCGGCCGCCAGATCTGCCAGTGGGACAAGGACTCCTGCGCCGACGCCGGGTTCGTGAAGATCGACCTGCTCGGGCTGGGGATGCTGTCGTCGGTCGAGGAGTGCATCGACCTGATCGCCCGCGGACGCGGCGAGAGCGTCGACCTGTCGCGGATCGGCTTCACCGACCCGGCGGTCTACGCCGAGATCCAGGACGCCGACACCGTCGGCGTGTTCCAGATCGAGAGCCGCGCCCAGATGCAGAGCCTGCTGCAGACGCGTCCCGAGAACCTCGACGACCTCACGATCCAGGTGGCCCTCATCCGCCCGGGACCGGTCAGTGGCGGCGCGGTCCACCCCTACGTGGCGCACCGCCGCGCACGCCGGGAGGACCCGGCGTTCGAGCCGCCCTACGACCACCCCCTCCTCGCCGACGTGCTGCGCGAGACCCTCGGCGTGGTCGTCTTCCAGGAGCAGGTGCTGGAGGTCGCGATGGCGCTGGCGGGCTTCACCCCCGGGCAGGCCGAGGCCCTGCGCCGCGCCATGAGCCGCAAGCGGAGCCGCGAGGCGATGATCGCCCTCTGGCGCGACTTCCGCGACGGCGCCCGGGAGCGGGGCGTCGACGACGAGACGATCCGCCTCGTCTTCACCAAGCTGATCGGCTTCTCCAACTTCGGCTTCCCCAAGGCGCACTCCTCGGCGTTCGCGGTCCTCGCCTACCAGAGCGCCTGGTTGCGGCAGCGGTACCCGGCGGAGTTCCTGGCGTCCCTGCTGAACGCCCAGCCGATGGGCTTCTACCCCCCGGCGAGCCTGGTGAGGGACGCCCAGCGGCGGGGCGTCCGGGTGCTGCCGCCCTGCATCGCCCGCTCCGAGCCGGGGTGCACGATGGAGGACGGCGCGGTGCGGATCGGGCTCGGCTACGTGCGGGGCGTCCGCGACGAGGCGGCGGGGCGCCTGGTGGCCGAGCGCGCCGAGGGGGGCCGCTTCCGCGACATCGCCGACCTCGCGGCCCGCGCCGACCTGCGCCGCGAGCAGCTCGCCCAGCTCGTGCGCGCCGGGGCCTGCGACGTGCTCGAACGCCCGCGACGGGCGATGCTCTGGGAGCTCGGCGTGCTGTCGCGCCCGCACGCCGGCGCCGGCGGCACCCAGCTCGCCCTGCCGATCCCCGCGGGCGACGCCCCGCCGCTGCCCGAGCTCGGCCGCTTCGAGCGGACCATCACCGACTACGAGACGACCGGCCTGTCGACGGGCTGGCACCTGATCACCCTGGTGCGCCCCGGCCTGCCGCCCGGCACCCTGACCGCCGCCCGGCTGCGCGAGACCCCCGACGGCACGCAGGTGCACGTCGCGGGCCTCGTGGTGGCCCGCCAGCGCCCCGCCACCGCCCACGGCATCGTCTTCCTGCTGCTGGAGGACGAGACGGGCATGGTCAACTGCATCGTGAAGCCCGAGGTCTACGAGCGGTACCGCGCGGTGGTGCGCGCCGACCCGCTCGTCCTCGCCTGGGGGCGCCTGGAGCGACGCGACCGCAACCACAACGTCCTGGTCACCCGGCTCGAGCGCATCGCGCCCCCCGACGACACCGCCGTCCCGGAGCAGGCGACCGGCATGGCACGGGTCCGCGCGGCGGCCCCGGAGGGCCAGCACTTCGGCCGGGGACGCCGCTGAGGGTCCCCGCGCGGAGTCCTACGTTCCGCGGCCCCGCTGCCGACAGGAGGCACGAGACCCCTTCGAGGAGGCCCCGTGCCACGCGTCGTCGACGACCTGCCGATCCGTCGCACCATCGTGCTGTCGGTCGGCGCCCTGCTCGCCGCGGCCGTGACCGCCCTCGCCGTCGCGTTCGCCATGCTCGGCCGCGCCGGTGACCCGGTCGCCGCCGCGCGCCTCGCCCTGGTGGTGGGCGGCGCCGCCGTCCTCGTGCTCGGCGTCGCGGTCGCGCTCCTCCTCGCCCGCGCCGTCACGCGGCCCCTGGCCGCGCTGCGGGCGCAGGTGGAGGGGATCGCCGACGACGGCGACCTCACCCGGCGGGTCGACGCGACGCGCCGCGACGAGATCGGACGCCTCGGCGTCGCCGTCAACCGCGTCGTCGCCGGCGTCCACGACACGTGCCGCCAGGTCGACGCGTCCGCCCGGTCTCTCGCGGTCACCGCGCGGGACATGGCGGCCACCACCGGGACCACGGGCGTCGCCGTGGCGGAGATCGCGGCGACGATCGAGCAGGTGGCGCGGGGCTCCGCGGCGCAGTCGTCCGCGACGGTCGAGGTGGGCGCGGCACTGGCGGGCATCGGCGACGGCGCGGTCCGCGTCGCCGGCGCGGGTCGCGCGGCCGCCGAGGCCGCCGGCGCCGCCGACGACGCCGCCGAGGGCGGAGCGGACGCCGTCCGCGAGGTCGCCGACGCGATGCGGCGGATCGAGGACCGCGTCGGGAACGCGGCCGTCGCCGTCCGCGGCCTCGGTGAGCGGGGTGAGGCGATCGGCGACATCGTCCGCACGATCACGGCGATCTCGGCGCAGACCAACCTGCTCGCCCTGAACGCCGCCATCGAGGCGGCGCGCGCGGGCGAGCAGGGCCGCGGCTTCGCCGTCGTCGCCGCGGAGGTCCGCACCCTCGCCGAGGAGAGCCGGGCGGCCGCCGGGTCGATCGCGGCGATCGTCGGCGAGATCCAGGCCGACACCCGCCTCGCGGTGGAGGCGATGGAGGCCGGCGGCGCCGAGGTGGCGGAGGGCGGCCGCCGGGTCGCCGCCGCCGGCGAGGCGTTCGGCGCCGTACGGACGCAGGTCGCCGCCGTCGCCGGGGAGGTCCGCGAGGTCGCGGACATCGCCGGGGGCCTCGCGGAGGGCGCCGCCGGCGCGCGGGACGCGATGTCCGACGTGACCGCGGTGAGCGAGTCGAACGCGGCGGCGGCCCAGCAGGTGGCGGCGACGACGCAGGAG
Proteins encoded in this region:
- a CDS encoding DNA polymerase Y family protein, giving the protein MIVAVHIPRLPLLVALLRARRPLDAPVALGPAPGGPQVVGLCTPAAEAAGVRPGLRVGEALARCPTLDLVLADPDAASDASERMLERLEAAGFAVEPCGLEGAAFDVRGTLRMHGGLEGVLRRVRGALPVGAGGRVGAAPALFAARQAAHEAAPGRPLVLDADEVPEFLAPLPADRLPLTPALVAALHDLGLRTIGQVTGLPRAAALDRLGFPGLEAWRLARGEAGRAPRPRVPPRPLRASIGFPEPVAALPALEAAARLLLGELASAAHGRGAALRTLTLRARLADGGSWARDVTLREATSDRARLALSALPRLGEIPAPVTELWIGGDASGALGGHQLTAIPSPAEERRTRAGEAVRQVRAAQGDGAMLRVVEIEPWSRLPERRWALTPLEP
- a CDS encoding N-acetylmuramoyl-L-alanine amidase family protein; this encodes MPTGADAKHTGVARGPGVVGRRGEPGLRSPAPAAPPREVRAIRLRPTLLIALLAGALAPAAAVGALPYTAVDPGHGGGDTGAVGELPAGTVTGLPPRIDAAGRTLLYEKDVNLDIGLRLDAWLRAQGARTLLTRTTDLAGGDRAYTTVGADLRARVEAANEAGVELFVSIHNNALGPTTSGTETFHYYYSSAASRLLAQDVQAEVVAALRLPDRGVKTAGFYVLRNTRMPAILVEGGFLTNPAEALMLADPAVRQRIAEAVGRGVARFAARSVVAPPRLPPTIGPWRTRPASVPAGYRLVRTGRTNPIGRGGWLAVIAGFRQPAGDAALPATIGPWRTRPGRVPAGYRLVKSGRGNPVGRGGWLAVLSTAAAATPASTAGRR
- a CDS encoding DUF4389 domain-containing protein, yielding MGHPIVLTLDDDLRRNRLTVAFRMILVIPHLVWLSLWGIVTGLAVIVSWFVTLVAGRTPDGLHGFIAQYLRYSTQVSGYLLFLADPYPGFLGDRPYPADLAIAPPAPQNRWKTAFRGILAIPALVVSQILGYLVYALAIISWFACLFTGAIPLGLRNLTAWIVRFTAQTNAYVMLLTERYPDFSPDAPR
- a CDS encoding luciferase family protein, producing MTDRTATAGAAGRIAEEVARWPGVTVEPGSFGSLAFVHGRREIAHLHGDHAAHFAFPRAMRAELLAAGRVAPHPALPNSPGLAARRIDGEEDERDVIAMMRMNYDRIVARHGVVAGRT
- a CDS encoding DNA polymerase III subunit alpha, with the protein product MGVPYVELHAHSAFSFLDGASAPEEMAGAAAEMGHAALALTDHDGLSGSLAFAHAARAAGVRPITGAEVTLRDGSHLTLLAADATGYANLCRLITTAHAGTRPPPDRRALPPALDREEIGPRAEGLVCLTGCARHGLIPRLVAAGERRAALEALRGLVRDFGPGDVHVEIQRPQSRGDRRLARDLERLAEAAGVPCVATGDPHAHTDERALLQDAFVAIRNRLTLDGSEDARRGNRRAVMRPPAETAAMFADHPQAVTQTLRIAERIEFDLTRDLGYRFPDFTGSHPGETAQQALAALCIHQLGARYPNAGRRAAARARLDEELALIDHHDLAGFFLLHRDILELAREVALQVRPAGSARRWLPPGRGRGSSVGSIVCYLSGLSHIDPVANDLFLGRFLNRDMASVPDIDLDFPRDVRERLIEEVIRRYGPEHAALVAAFPTFRIRMAIRQLGAALALPEADLERLARLSDGWSSATAVEEEMLRLPDGEAKMASPRWRALAFLSREAAGLPRHLSQHSGGMVVSARPLVELVPVVPAAFPGRQICQWDKDSCADAGFVKIDLLGLGMLSSVEECIDLIARGRGESVDLSRIGFTDPAVYAEIQDADTVGVFQIESRAQMQSLLQTRPENLDDLTIQVALIRPGPVSGGAVHPYVAHRRARREDPAFEPPYDHPLLADVLRETLGVVVFQEQVLEVAMALAGFTPGQAEALRRAMSRKRSREAMIALWRDFRDGARERGVDDETIRLVFTKLIGFSNFGFPKAHSSAFAVLAYQSAWLRQRYPAEFLASLLNAQPMGFYPPASLVRDAQRRGVRVLPPCIARSEPGCTMEDGAVRIGLGYVRGVRDEAAGRLVAERAEGGRFRDIADLAARADLRREQLAQLVRAGACDVLERPRRAMLWELGVLSRPHAGAGGTQLALPIPAGDAPPLPELGRFERTITDYETTGLSTGWHLITLVRPGLPPGTLTAARLRETPDGTQVHVAGLVVARQRPATAHGIVFLLLEDETGMVNCIVKPEVYERYRAVVRADPLVLAWGRLERRDRNHNVLVTRLERIAPPDDTAVPEQATGMARVRAAAPEGQHFGRGRR
- a CDS encoding methyl-accepting chemotaxis protein: MPRVVDDLPIRRTIVLSVGALLAAAVTALAVAFAMLGRAGDPVAAARLALVVGGAAVLVLGVAVALLLARAVTRPLAALRAQVEGIADDGDLTRRVDATRRDEIGRLGVAVNRVVAGVHDTCRQVDASARSLAVTARDMAATTGTTGVAVAEIAATIEQVARGSAAQSSATVEVGAALAGIGDGAVRVAGAGRAAAEAAGAADDAAEGGADAVREVADAMRRIEDRVGNAAVAVRGLGERGEAIGDIVRTITAISAQTNLLALNAAIEAARAGEQGRGFAVVAAEVRTLAEESRAAAGSIAAIVGEIQADTRLAVEAMEAGGAEVAEGGRRVAAAGEAFGAVRTQVAAVAGEVREVADIAGGLAEGAAGARDAMSDVTAVSESNAAAAQQVAATTQETCATVATVGHSADEVARAAQDLAALMGRFRV